In Micromonospora sp. WMMD980, the following are encoded in one genomic region:
- a CDS encoding helix-turn-helix transcriptional regulator: MADGQMTAAAFLVAELRRARVRRGLSQEELARAVNYSASMVSAVELGHQPPTAKYVELVDEALDTGGLFGRMLTELVSLDRAQPWLRGWRAILAQSWAMRWFEPLHVPGLLQTEAYARAVFESDPLLDPDEVERRLSDRMDSQKVLYAERPLRLVAVVDEAALHRRVGGRTVMSDQALHLARMTSEHPHVRVQVVPSAAEEYPGLNGPFILASIVDGNELAFLGGQVGGQELDRPSDLIRLQRTWEATLAVALPPPESLERLRGLAESWS, translated from the coding sequence ATGGCGGACGGGCAGATGACGGCGGCGGCGTTCCTGGTCGCCGAGCTGCGCCGAGCCCGGGTTCGACGCGGCTTGAGCCAGGAGGAGCTGGCCCGGGCGGTCAACTATTCGGCGTCGATGGTGAGTGCGGTGGAGCTGGGTCACCAGCCGCCGACCGCGAAGTACGTGGAGCTGGTCGATGAGGCCCTCGACACCGGCGGTCTCTTCGGCCGCATGCTCACCGAGCTGGTCAGCCTGGACCGCGCCCAGCCCTGGTTACGCGGATGGCGGGCGATCCTGGCGCAGTCATGGGCCATGCGGTGGTTCGAGCCGCTGCACGTTCCGGGTCTGCTCCAGACCGAGGCTTATGCCCGGGCGGTGTTCGAGTCCGATCCCTTGCTCGATCCGGATGAGGTGGAGCGCCGGCTCAGCGACCGGATGGACAGTCAGAAGGTGCTCTACGCCGAACGTCCACTCCGACTCGTGGCCGTGGTGGATGAAGCCGCGCTGCATCGACGGGTGGGCGGGCGAACGGTGATGTCCGACCAGGCGCTGCACCTTGCCCGTATGACATCCGAGCACCCGCACGTCCGAGTGCAGGTTGTACCCAGTGCCGCAGAGGAGTACCCGGGTCTGAACGGCCCCTTCATCCTTGCCAGCATCGTGGACGGCAACGAACTGGCGTTTCTCGGAGGCCAGGTCGGCGGGCAGGAGCTGGATCGACCGTCCGATCTGATCCGATTGCAGCGGACCTGGGAGGCTACCCTCGCCGTGGCGCTGCCACCACCGGAGTCGCTGGAACGGTTGAGGGGATTGGCGGAGTCATGGAGTTGA
- a CDS encoding DUF397 domain-containing protein yields MELIGARWRKSRRSGSNDQCVEVAVNLPGVVGVRDSKDPAGPVLTFDAYPWRVFVAAPPRR; encoded by the coding sequence ATGGAGTTGATTGGTGCTCGCTGGCGCAAGAGTCGCCGGAGTGGTTCCAATGATCAGTGTGTCGAGGTCGCCGTGAACCTGCCGGGCGTGGTCGGGGTGCGGGACAGCAAGGACCCGGCCGGACCGGTGCTCACCTTCGACGCGTACCCCTGGCGGGTTTTCGTCGCCGCGCCACCGCGGCGGTAA
- a CDS encoding CGNR zinc finger domain-containing protein translates to MLFAHDTECGLVAAAALVNTAGPGREGLPDVAALDAFFTAYGWSGRHEHTDAELRQVRALRPRLRRIWEAGTDEVVEIVNALLRESRALPQLIRHDDEPYHLHAVPRDAPLAARMAVEAAMAVADLVRSGELTRLRHCDHPDCDDVLVDLSKNRSRRFCDGGCGNRAAVSAYRARRAASHS, encoded by the coding sequence TTGCTTTTCGCTCATGACACCGAGTGCGGGCTGGTCGCCGCCGCCGCGCTGGTGAACACCGCCGGCCCGGGCCGGGAGGGCCTGCCCGACGTGGCCGCGCTCGACGCGTTCTTCACCGCCTACGGCTGGAGCGGCCGGCACGAGCACACCGACGCCGAGCTGCGTCAGGTCCGCGCGCTACGACCCCGGCTGCGCCGGATCTGGGAAGCCGGCACCGACGAGGTGGTGGAGATCGTCAACGCGCTGCTCCGCGAGTCCCGCGCGCTGCCGCAGCTCATCCGGCACGACGACGAGCCGTACCATCTGCACGCCGTGCCCCGCGACGCGCCGCTGGCCGCCCGGATGGCGGTCGAGGCCGCGATGGCCGTGGCCGACCTGGTCCGGTCCGGCGAGCTGACCCGGCTGCGCCACTGCGACCACCCGGACTGCGACGACGTGCTGGTCGACCTGTCGAAGAACCGGTCCCGCCGGTTCTGTGACGGTGGCTGCGGCAACCGGGCCGCGGTCAGCGCCTACCGGGCACGCAGGGCCGCGTCCCACTCCTGA
- a CDS encoding EamA family transporter, translated as MRERSGVGLGLALLSALTFATSGTFARPLITGEWSAVAVVIARVGIAALVLAVPALLALRGRWPVLRRNAFTVTLFGLLGVAMAQACFFNAVRYLPVGVALLLEYLGIVLVVGWTWLVHGQRPRRLTVAGSLTALVGLVFVLDLTGAGRLDPVGVLWGLGAAVGLAGYFVIAGRLDDELPSVVMASGGMAVGALVLLLLGAVGALPLAAGTADVSFAGHRVSWLVPIAGLSLIAAVVAYLSGVAGTRLLGARLSSFVGLTEVMFAVLIAWLVLNELPTLVQLAGGVLIVGGVALVRVDELRSAPAPVAPVLAEPALSGDR; from the coding sequence ATGCGTGAACGGTCCGGTGTCGGGCTCGGCCTGGCCCTGCTCTCCGCGCTCACGTTCGCCACCTCGGGCACGTTCGCCCGTCCGTTGATCACGGGAGAGTGGTCGGCCGTGGCGGTGGTGATCGCCCGGGTCGGCATCGCCGCCCTGGTGCTGGCCGTGCCCGCCCTGCTGGCGCTGCGCGGCCGGTGGCCGGTGCTGCGCCGCAACGCGTTCACGGTGACCCTGTTCGGGCTGCTCGGCGTGGCCATGGCCCAGGCGTGCTTCTTCAACGCCGTCCGCTACCTGCCGGTCGGCGTCGCGCTCCTGCTGGAATACCTCGGCATCGTGCTGGTCGTCGGGTGGACGTGGCTGGTCCACGGCCAGCGCCCCCGCCGGTTGACCGTGGCCGGCTCGCTCACCGCCCTGGTGGGCCTGGTGTTCGTCCTCGACCTCACCGGCGCCGGCCGCCTCGACCCGGTGGGCGTGCTCTGGGGGCTCGGCGCCGCGGTGGGGCTGGCCGGCTACTTCGTCATCGCCGGCCGCCTCGACGACGAGCTGCCGTCGGTCGTGATGGCCAGCGGCGGCATGGCCGTCGGCGCCCTGGTGCTGCTGCTGCTCGGTGCCGTCGGGGCGCTTCCGCTGGCCGCCGGCACCGCCGACGTCAGCTTCGCCGGCCACCGGGTGAGCTGGCTGGTGCCGATCGCCGGGCTGTCGCTGATCGCCGCCGTGGTCGCCTATCTGTCCGGGGTGGCCGGCACGCGGCTGCTCGGCGCCCGGCTCTCCTCGTTCGTGGGGCTGACCGAGGTGATGTTCGCGGTGCTGATCGCCTGGCTGGTGCTGAACGAGCTGCCCACCCTGGTCCAACTGGCCGGCGGGGTGCTCATCGTCGGTGGCGTCGCGCTGGTCCGGGTGGACGAGCTACGGTCCGCCCCGGCTCCGGTCGCGCCGGTCCTGGCGGAGCCGGCGCTGAGCGGCGACCGATGA
- a CDS encoding S8 family serine peptidase encodes MSKRFTAGAVAVAASLALTVTGLGVPATAAPSQTRTFTVLAENGVSTDAAIAAIKAAGGTVVSRTDDVGLFQVTSDRADFASRANAAGALVGAAQEKAIGRKPKLDRVEQEHLLAAAAAKGKAAKGKAKKMDPLDDKLWGLDMIRADQARKIEPGDRRVTVGVLDTGVDASQPDLAPNFNWALSRNFATDIPDVDGPCEVASCLDPVGTDDGGHGTHVAGTIGAAANGFGLSGVAPKISLVELKGGQDSGYFFLNPVVNALVHAGRSGLDVVNMSFYVDPWLYNCAANPADSPEAQAEQRTIIEAMKRALTFAHRKGVTLVGALGNNHEDLGDPRTDVSSPDYGADPYPRPIDNASCWDLPTEGPHVISVSAVGPSGKKADYSNYGTEQTAVAAPGGWFRDGFGTDTYRADANMILSTYPKKVLQEEGSVDENGNIVAGFENSVFKQCTAKGECGYYTYLQGTSMASPHAAGVAALIVSKFGKKQGRDGYGMAPDLVEQHLYRTAAEHACPESRLQTYTNEGRSDEFNAYCAGSLNFNGFYGYGIVDAYAAVKTPLKPNARP; translated from the coding sequence GTGAGCAAGCGCTTCACCGCCGGCGCGGTCGCGGTCGCGGCTTCGCTGGCACTCACGGTGACCGGCCTGGGTGTCCCGGCGACCGCCGCGCCGTCGCAGACCCGGACCTTCACCGTGCTGGCCGAGAACGGTGTCTCCACCGACGCCGCGATCGCCGCGATCAAGGCGGCCGGCGGCACGGTCGTCTCCCGCACCGACGACGTCGGCCTCTTCCAGGTGACCAGCGACCGGGCGGACTTCGCCAGCCGTGCCAACGCCGCCGGGGCGCTGGTCGGCGCCGCACAGGAGAAGGCGATCGGCCGCAAGCCGAAGCTGGACCGGGTCGAGCAGGAACACCTGCTGGCCGCCGCCGCAGCCAAGGGCAAGGCGGCCAAGGGCAAGGCCAAGAAGATGGACCCGCTGGACGACAAGCTCTGGGGTCTGGACATGATCCGGGCCGACCAGGCCCGCAAGATCGAGCCGGGTGACCGTCGGGTGACCGTCGGCGTGCTGGACACCGGCGTCGACGCCAGCCAGCCGGACCTGGCCCCGAACTTCAACTGGGCGCTGTCGCGCAACTTCGCGACGGACATCCCCGACGTCGACGGGCCCTGCGAGGTGGCGAGCTGCCTCGACCCGGTGGGCACCGACGACGGCGGGCACGGCACCCACGTGGCCGGCACGATCGGCGCCGCCGCCAACGGCTTCGGCCTCTCCGGCGTGGCCCCGAAGATCTCCCTGGTCGAGCTGAAGGGTGGCCAGGACAGCGGCTACTTCTTCCTCAACCCGGTGGTCAACGCGCTGGTGCACGCCGGTCGCTCCGGGCTGGACGTGGTCAACATGTCCTTCTACGTCGACCCGTGGCTCTACAACTGCGCCGCCAACCCGGCCGACTCGCCGGAAGCGCAGGCCGAGCAGCGGACCATCATCGAGGCCATGAAGCGGGCGCTGACCTTCGCCCACCGCAAGGGCGTCACGCTCGTCGGCGCGCTCGGCAACAACCACGAGGACCTGGGCGACCCCCGCACCGACGTGAGCAGCCCCGACTACGGCGCCGACCCCTACCCGCGGCCGATCGACAACGCGAGCTGCTGGGACCTGCCCACCGAGGGCCCGCACGTGATCAGCGTGTCGGCGGTCGGGCCGTCCGGTAAGAAGGCCGACTACTCGAACTACGGCACCGAGCAGACCGCGGTGGCGGCTCCGGGCGGCTGGTTCCGGGACGGCTTCGGCACCGACACCTACCGGGCCGACGCCAACATGATCCTCTCCACGTACCCGAAGAAGGTGCTCCAGGAGGAGGGGTCGGTCGACGAGAACGGCAACATCGTGGCCGGCTTCGAGAACTCGGTGTTCAAGCAGTGCACGGCCAAGGGTGAGTGTGGCTACTACACCTACCTCCAGGGCACCTCGATGGCGTCCCCGCACGCCGCCGGCGTGGCCGCGCTGATCGTCAGCAAGTTCGGCAAGAAGCAGGGCCGGGACGGCTACGGCATGGCGCCGGACCTGGTCGAGCAGCACCTCTACCGGACGGCGGCCGAGCACGCCTGCCCGGAGTCGCGGCTGCAGACCTACACCAACGAGGGCCGGAGCGACGAGTTCAACGCTTACTGCGCGGGCTCGCTGAACTTCAACGGCTTCTACGGCTACGGCATCGTCGACGCCTACGCGGCGGTGAAGACCCCGCTGAAGCCCAACGCGCGGCCGTAA
- a CDS encoding helix-turn-helix domain-containing protein has protein sequence MDTAARPPETAQTLDRGLRLLHLVADAPGGLTVTEAAHRLGIGRAAVYRLVGALAGHGMLRRDGAGRLRIGVGVLHLARRAQPLLAEGALPALRRLAERTGATAHLTVVEGGEGVALAVVEPSWTAFHVAYRTGSRHPLERGAAGRAVLAGRAGDAGPVSTSGELQSGAYGVAAPVLGVPGLEGSVGVVSLTPLDVAEVGAQVTAAAEAVTAALA, from the coding sequence GTGGACACGGCGGCACGCCCTCCAGAGACCGCGCAGACCCTGGACCGGGGTCTACGCCTGTTGCACCTCGTCGCGGACGCCCCGGGCGGGCTGACCGTCACCGAGGCGGCGCACCGGCTGGGCATCGGCCGCGCGGCCGTCTACCGGCTGGTCGGCGCGCTCGCCGGGCACGGCATGCTGCGGCGCGACGGCGCGGGTCGGCTGCGGATCGGCGTCGGCGTGCTACACCTGGCCCGGCGAGCCCAACCGCTGCTCGCCGAGGGGGCGCTGCCCGCGTTGCGCCGGCTCGCCGAGCGGACCGGGGCGACCGCGCACCTGACCGTGGTCGAGGGCGGCGAGGGGGTCGCGCTGGCGGTGGTCGAGCCGAGTTGGACCGCCTTCCACGTGGCCTACCGGACCGGCTCCCGGCATCCGTTGGAGCGGGGCGCGGCGGGCCGGGCCGTGCTGGCCGGACGCGCCGGCGACGCCGGGCCGGTCAGCACCAGCGGCGAGCTGCAGTCCGGCGCGTACGGGGTGGCCGCGCCGGTGCTCGGGGTGCCCGGGCTGGAGGGGAGCGTCGGCGTGGTGTCGCTGACCCCGCTGGACGTGGCCGAGGTCGGCGCCCAGGTCACCGCCGCCGCCGAGGCGGTCACCGCCGCGCTCGCCTGA
- the cysS gene encoding cysteine--tRNA ligase, which yields MTLRLYDTATRSVRDFVPREAGKVGVYLCGLTLQAPPHIGHLRSGVNYDVLRRWLVRHGFEVTFIRNLTDIDDKVLAKAMEQGRPFWSIAYANEQILTASYRALNVLPPTYEPRATGHVPEMHELIARLIETGHAYPAGDDSGDVYFDVASWPAYGSLSGQAPADMQPAGDAPDRGKKDPRDFALWKGAKPDEPADASWPSPWGRGRPGWHIECSAMCWRYLGVEFDIHGGGLDLTFPHHENEIAQSQAADLPFARYWVHHGLLGIGGTKMGKSLGNTLDLDYVASLGVRPVELRYYYAAAHYRSHIDYSEDALREAAVAYRRIEGFVQRAAERVGAGRPDGLPEGFAAAMDDDLNTSAALAVLHEVVRDGNTALSGGDDVTVRTTLAAARAMLDILGVDPLDPAWTGGDRAGDLRGVVDSLIALALEQRAQARGRKDWAAADAVRDQLKQAGVVVEDTPQGPRWTIGEQD from the coding sequence GTGACGCTACGCCTGTATGACACCGCCACCCGATCGGTGCGGGACTTCGTCCCGCGGGAAGCCGGCAAGGTGGGGGTCTACCTGTGTGGTCTCACGCTCCAGGCGCCCCCGCACATCGGCCACCTTCGCTCCGGCGTCAACTACGACGTGCTGCGCCGCTGGCTGGTGCGCCACGGGTTCGAGGTCACGTTCATCCGCAACCTGACCGACATCGACGACAAGGTCCTCGCCAAGGCCATGGAGCAGGGCCGGCCGTTCTGGTCGATCGCGTACGCCAACGAGCAGATCCTCACCGCCTCCTACCGCGCGCTGAACGTGCTCCCGCCGACCTACGAGCCGCGGGCCACCGGGCACGTCCCGGAGATGCACGAGCTGATCGCCCGCCTGATCGAGACCGGGCACGCCTACCCGGCCGGCGACGACTCCGGCGACGTCTACTTCGACGTGGCCTCCTGGCCGGCCTACGGCTCACTGTCCGGGCAAGCCCCGGCCGACATGCAACCCGCCGGGGACGCCCCCGACCGGGGCAAGAAGGACCCGCGTGACTTCGCGCTCTGGAAGGGCGCCAAGCCGGACGAACCGGCCGACGCCTCCTGGCCGTCGCCGTGGGGTCGCGGCCGACCCGGCTGGCACATCGAGTGCTCCGCGATGTGCTGGCGTTACCTGGGCGTCGAGTTCGACATCCACGGCGGCGGGCTCGACCTGACGTTCCCGCACCACGAGAACGAGATCGCCCAGTCGCAGGCCGCCGACCTGCCGTTCGCCCGCTACTGGGTGCACCACGGCCTGCTCGGCATCGGCGGCACCAAGATGGGCAAGTCGCTGGGCAACACGCTCGACCTCGACTACGTTGCCTCGCTCGGGGTGCGCCCGGTGGAGCTGCGCTACTACTACGCCGCCGCGCACTACCGGTCCCACATCGACTACTCCGAGGACGCGCTGCGCGAGGCCGCGGTCGCGTACCGGAGGATCGAGGGCTTCGTGCAGCGAGCGGCCGAGCGGGTCGGCGCGGGCCGACCCGACGGGCTGCCGGAGGGCTTCGCGGCGGCGATGGACGACGACCTCAACACCTCGGCGGCGCTCGCCGTGCTGCACGAGGTGGTGCGCGACGGCAACACGGCGTTGAGTGGCGGCGACGATGTGACCGTCCGCACGACGCTCGCCGCCGCCCGAGCGATGCTGGATATCCTCGGCGTCGACCCCCTGGATCCGGCCTGGACCGGCGGCGACCGCGCGGGCGACCTGCGCGGCGTGGTGGACTCCCTGATCGCGCTGGCCCTGGAGCAGCGCGCCCAGGCTCGCGGCCGCAAGGACTGGGCCGCCGCCGACGCCGTACGCGACCAGCTCAAGCAGGCCGGCGTGGTCGTCGAGGACACCCCCCAGGGCCCGCGTTGGACTATTGGAGAGCAGGACTGA
- the rlmB gene encoding 23S rRNA (guanosine(2251)-2'-O)-methyltransferase RlmB, which yields MAGNSQRRGRRLTPKAGAPKGTGGKNKDSLAGRGRTLPADERPWHKAYSGTEKLPQRTAWKQDKERRAAAEEGRAPKIGQPGTKDTTWGKGGGRGVPTAAKGRGGKPTAGRSGPRVSPGRKSNPAKDSPELLVGRNPVLESLRAQVPATALYTAQGIDVDDRVKEIVRTAADRGIAILEVGRAELDRMTGGVLHQGVGLQVPPFAYEPFEDLVTAALEQAAPLLVALDGVTDPRNLGAVIRSAAAFGAQGVFVPERRAAGITATAWRTSAGAAARVPVAQVTNLTRSLKACKEAGFVVVGLDADGQTDLYDLEAAVGPLVVVVGSEGRGLSRLVGETCDLTVSIPMVSDVESLNASVAAAVTLAEVARRRAVEV from the coding sequence ATGGCCGGCAACTCGCAGCGCCGTGGCCGGCGACTGACGCCGAAGGCGGGCGCCCCCAAGGGCACCGGTGGCAAGAACAAGGACTCCCTCGCCGGGCGGGGCCGCACCCTGCCCGCGGACGAGCGGCCCTGGCACAAGGCCTACTCGGGCACCGAGAAGCTGCCCCAGCGCACCGCCTGGAAGCAGGACAAGGAGCGCCGGGCCGCCGCCGAGGAGGGCCGCGCGCCCAAGATCGGTCAGCCGGGCACCAAGGACACCACCTGGGGCAAGGGCGGCGGTCGGGGCGTGCCCACCGCCGCCAAGGGCCGGGGCGGCAAGCCCACCGCCGGCCGGTCCGGGCCGCGGGTCTCCCCGGGCCGCAAGTCGAACCCGGCGAAGGACAGCCCCGAGCTGCTCGTCGGGCGGAACCCGGTGCTGGAGTCGCTGCGCGCGCAGGTGCCGGCGACGGCGCTCTACACGGCGCAGGGCATCGACGTCGACGACCGGGTCAAGGAGATCGTCCGCACCGCCGCCGACCGGGGCATCGCGATCCTGGAGGTCGGCCGCGCGGAGCTGGACCGGATGACCGGCGGGGTGCTGCACCAGGGCGTCGGGCTCCAGGTGCCGCCGTTCGCCTACGAGCCGTTCGAGGACCTGGTCACCGCCGCGCTGGAGCAGGCCGCCCCGCTGCTGGTCGCGCTGGACGGGGTCACCGACCCGCGCAACCTCGGGGCGGTGATCCGGTCCGCCGCCGCGTTCGGCGCGCAGGGTGTCTTCGTACCCGAGCGGCGTGCCGCCGGGATCACCGCGACCGCCTGGCGGACCAGCGCCGGCGCGGCCGCGCGCGTCCCGGTCGCCCAGGTCACCAACCTGACCCGGTCGCTCAAGGCGTGCAAGGAGGCCGGCTTCGTCGTGGTCGGCCTGGACGCCGACGGGCAGACCGACCTCTACGACCTGGAGGCCGCGGTCGGTCCGCTGGTCGTGGTGGTCGGCTCGGAGGGGCGGGGCCTGTCCCGCCTGGTCGGCGAGACCTGCGACCTGACCGTCAGCATCCCGATGGTCTCCGACGTGGAGTCGCTCAACGCCAGCGTCGCCGCCGCGGTCACGCTCGCCGAGGTCGCCCGCCGCCGGGCCGTCGAGGTCTGA
- the ugpC gene encoding sn-glycerol-3-phosphate ABC transporter ATP-binding protein UgpC — protein sequence MATVTYAKASRIYPGTERPAVNQLDLQIGDGEFLVLVGPSGCGKSTSLRMLAGLEDVDDGAIYIDDRDVTHLPPKARDIAMVFQNYALYPHMTVYENMAFALKLRKTSKSEIDRRVKEAANLLQLEEFLSRKPKALSGGQRQRVAMGRAIVREPQVFLMDEPLSNLDAKLRVQTRTQIASLQAKLGVTTVYVTHDQVEAMTMGHRVAVMLDGVLQQVDTPRALYDTPANVFVAGFMGSPAMNIKTVPLTEQGGAFAEMTIPLTREQIAAARAEGGDGKVTVGFRPEDCDLVSPSEGGMPVVVELVEDLGSDANIYGHAALEGHNERFVVRTDRRTMPNMGDTVFVKPRAGRNHVFNAATGKRI from the coding sequence ATGGCTACGGTCACCTACGCGAAGGCGTCCCGGATCTATCCGGGCACCGAGCGCCCCGCCGTCAACCAGCTCGACCTCCAGATCGGTGACGGGGAGTTCCTCGTCCTGGTCGGCCCGTCCGGCTGCGGCAAGTCCACCAGCCTGCGGATGCTCGCCGGCCTGGAGGACGTCGACGACGGCGCGATCTACATCGACGACCGGGACGTCACGCACCTCCCGCCGAAGGCTCGCGACATCGCGATGGTCTTCCAGAACTACGCCCTCTACCCGCACATGACGGTGTACGAGAACATGGCGTTCGCCCTCAAGCTCCGCAAGACCTCGAAGTCGGAGATCGACCGGCGGGTCAAGGAGGCGGCCAACCTCCTCCAGTTGGAGGAGTTCCTCAGCCGCAAGCCGAAGGCGCTCTCCGGCGGTCAGCGCCAGCGTGTCGCCATGGGCCGTGCGATCGTCCGCGAGCCGCAGGTCTTCCTCATGGACGAGCCGCTGTCGAACCTCGACGCCAAGCTCCGCGTCCAGACCCGTACGCAGATCGCCTCGCTCCAGGCGAAGCTCGGCGTCACCACGGTCTACGTCACCCACGACCAGGTCGAGGCCATGACCATGGGTCACCGGGTGGCGGTCATGCTGGACGGCGTGCTCCAGCAGGTGGACACCCCGCGGGCGCTCTACGACACCCCGGCCAACGTCTTCGTCGCCGGCTTCATGGGCTCCCCCGCCATGAACATCAAGACGGTGCCGCTGACCGAGCAGGGCGGCGCGTTCGCCGAGATGACCATCCCCCTGACCCGGGAGCAGATCGCGGCGGCCCGCGCCGAGGGTGGCGACGGCAAGGTCACCGTCGGCTTCCGGCCGGAGGACTGCGACCTCGTCAGCCCGTCCGAGGGCGGCATGCCGGTCGTGGTGGAGCTGGTCGAGGACCTCGGCTCCGACGCCAACATCTACGGCCACGCCGCGCTCGAGGGCCACAACGAGCGGTTCGTGGTCCGCACCGACCGGCGCACCATGCCGAACATGGGTGACACCGTGTTCGTCAAGCCGCGTGCCGGCCGCAACCACGTCTTCAACGCCGCCACCGGCAAGCGAATCTGA
- a CDS encoding DUF4386 domain-containing protein has translation MGPLRRTSLVAGGAYVLTFASIPTVALYRPVRDADFVVGTTSETPVVVGGVLEVIVALACIGTAVALFPVLKRHGEARATGFVAARVLEAAGIFVGVASLLTIVGLRRAGAGADAPSIGQALVALYDSMLLLSQSLIPAVNALLLGSLLYQSRLVPRCSGWSAHPCWSPPTRACCSVSGTGCRR, from the coding sequence ATGGGCCCACTGCGGAGGACCTCGCTGGTCGCCGGCGGGGCCTACGTGCTCACCTTCGCCTCGATCCCGACCGTCGCCCTGTACCGCCCGGTACGCGACGCGGACTTCGTCGTGGGCACCACCTCGGAGACCCCGGTGGTCGTCGGCGGCGTCCTCGAGGTGATCGTCGCCCTCGCCTGCATCGGCACCGCCGTCGCACTGTTCCCGGTGCTCAAGCGGCACGGCGAGGCCCGCGCAACGGGCTTCGTCGCCGCTCGGGTACTGGAGGCCGCCGGAATCTTCGTCGGCGTCGCGAGCCTCCTGACGATTGTCGGCCTGCGGCGGGCCGGAGCCGGAGCGGACGCGCCGTCCATCGGTCAGGCACTGGTCGCCCTCTACGACTCGATGCTCCTGCTCAGCCAGAGCCTCATCCCGGCCGTGAACGCGCTGCTGCTGGGCTCCCTGCTGTACCAGTCGCGCCTCGTCCCGCGCTGCTCGGGCTGGTCGGCGCACCCCTGTTGGTCGCCTCCGACGCGGGCGTGCTGTTCGGTGTCTGGGACCGGTTGTCGCCGGTGA
- a CDS encoding helix-turn-helix transcriptional regulator: protein MLRARDAMDRAYAQPLDIPVLARIAHVSEAHFIRTFRATFGETPHRYLQRRRVERAMSLLRETDRDVTDICLAVGFTSLGTFSRTFREIVGESPRDFRRHRSAVANVPSCFAKSWTRPSSFG from the coding sequence ATGCTGCGGGCCCGGGACGCGATGGACCGCGCGTACGCGCAGCCGCTGGACATTCCCGTGCTGGCCCGGATCGCGCACGTGTCCGAGGCGCACTTCATCCGCACCTTCCGGGCCACGTTCGGCGAGACGCCGCACCGCTACCTGCAGCGCAGGCGCGTCGAGCGGGCCATGTCGCTGCTGCGGGAGACCGACCGGGACGTCACCGACATCTGCCTCGCCGTCGGCTTCACCAGCCTCGGCACGTTCAGCCGGACGTTCCGGGAGATCGTCGGCGAGTCGCCGCGTGACTTCCGGCGGCACCGCAGCGCCGTCGCGAACGTGCCGAGCTGCTTCGCCAAGTCCTGGACCAGACCGAGCAGTTTTGGATAA
- a CDS encoding VOC family protein: protein MTMTSISRSQIYVLDQDEALDFYVGKLGMEVNTDQDLGFMRWLTVNVPGDAQREILLEKPGPPALDPKTAEQVRELLTKGAAGGFLFLTTDDAHKTYADLVAKGVEITDEPTDRPYGIDFGIRDPFGNRIRIGQMHPREQWANG, encoded by the coding sequence ATGACGATGACTTCGATTTCCCGCTCCCAGATCTACGTCCTCGACCAGGACGAGGCACTCGACTTCTATGTCGGCAAGCTGGGCATGGAGGTCAACACCGACCAGGATCTCGGCTTCATGCGCTGGCTCACGGTCAACGTGCCGGGCGACGCGCAGCGGGAGATCCTGCTGGAGAAGCCGGGCCCGCCCGCGCTCGACCCGAAGACGGCCGAGCAGGTCCGGGAGCTGCTCACCAAGGGCGCCGCCGGCGGCTTCCTGTTCCTCACCACCGACGACGCGCACAAGACGTACGCGGATCTGGTGGCCAAGGGCGTGGAGATCACCGACGAGCCGACCGACCGGCCGTACGGGATCGACTTCGGCATCCGCGACCCGTTCGGCAACCGGATCCGGATCGGCCAGATGCACCCGCGCGAGCAGTGGGCGAACGGCTGA
- a CDS encoding histidine phosphatase family protein yields MATRLLFLARHGEQEETATEAPEVGLSARGRRQATLLGERLRGARLDAVHHGPLARAAETAALVAAALPGVSVHQDDRAGDHMPHDTDPTGLPERHAAFLAEFTDAERQEGPVVTAEAVARFATAPASGDVRELVVTHNFLVAWLVRHALEAPERRWIGLNHANCALTVIRYSDAGPPALIALNDAAHLPPDLRATGFPDDYRF; encoded by the coding sequence GTGGCGACCCGACTGCTGTTCCTGGCCCGGCACGGCGAGCAGGAGGAGACCGCGACGGAGGCGCCGGAGGTCGGCCTCTCCGCCCGGGGTCGGCGGCAGGCGACGCTGCTCGGCGAGCGGCTGCGGGGCGCGCGGCTCGACGCGGTGCACCACGGGCCGCTGGCCCGGGCGGCGGAGACCGCCGCGCTGGTCGCCGCCGCGTTGCCCGGTGTTTCGGTTCATCAGGACGATCGGGCCGGCGACCACATGCCGCACGACACCGACCCGACCGGCCTGCCCGAGCGCCACGCCGCGTTCCTGGCCGAGTTCACCGACGCGGAGCGGCAGGAGGGGCCGGTGGTGACGGCGGAGGCGGTGGCCCGGTTCGCCACCGCTCCCGCCTCCGGCGACGTCCGTGAGCTGGTCGTCACCCACAACTTCCTGGTCGCCTGGCTGGTGCGCCACGCGCTGGAGGCGCCGGAGCGCCGCTGGATCGGGCTCAACCACGCCAACTGCGCGCTGACCGTGATCCGCTACAGCGACGCTGGCCCGCCCGCGCTGATCGCCCTGAACGACGCCGCCCATCTGCCGCCCGACCTGCGCGCCACCGGCTTCCCGGACGACTACCGCTTCTGA